The following are encoded in a window of Rhizobium bangladeshense genomic DNA:
- a CDS encoding creatininase family protein produces the protein MAMPFYWSELNSYDFAGLPADTTIAVLPIASTEQHGPHLPVATDVAIANGMLAELRKQKPADLDCLVLPTQEIGKANEHIYGPGTLSLGAELLIQVWTAIGAKVAEAGIRKMVIVNSHGGNVDIMSIVARELRVRYAMAVVSTQWGRFGHPQGMISEHELKYGIHGGEVETSLMLYFRPDLVRMDKAENFTSKAEWMREQSKYMQPLPPHSLAWIAHDLNPHGVVGDASLGTAEKGEAICRHQVKGFVELLYDLKSYPLSHLYAK, from the coding sequence ATGGCAATGCCATTCTACTGGAGTGAACTGAACAGCTATGATTTTGCCGGGCTTCCCGCTGACACTACGATCGCCGTGCTTCCCATCGCCTCGACTGAACAGCATGGCCCCCATCTTCCTGTCGCGACCGATGTCGCCATCGCCAACGGCATGCTTGCCGAGTTGCGGAAGCAGAAGCCAGCTGATCTCGATTGTCTGGTGCTTCCGACACAGGAGATCGGCAAGGCCAACGAGCATATCTATGGACCGGGAACGCTGTCGCTCGGCGCCGAACTGCTCATTCAGGTCTGGACCGCGATCGGCGCCAAGGTTGCCGAAGCCGGCATCCGCAAGATGGTGATCGTCAATTCGCATGGCGGCAATGTCGATATCATGAGCATCGTCGCGCGGGAGCTGCGCGTGCGCTACGCGATGGCGGTCGTCTCCACGCAATGGGGTCGCTTCGGCCATCCCCAAGGCATGATCAGCGAACATGAATTGAAATACGGCATCCATGGCGGCGAGGTGGAAACGTCGCTCATGCTCTACTTCCGGCCCGATCTCGTACGGATGGACAAGGCTGAGAATTTCACGTCGAAGGCGGAATGGATGCGCGAGCAATCGAAATACATGCAGCCGCTGCCGCCACATTCGCTCGCCTGGATCGCCCATGACCTCAATCCCCATGGCGTCGTCGGCGACGCATCTCTGGGCACAGCCGAAAAGGGCGAGGCCATTTGCCGCCATCAGGTCAAGGGTTTTGTCGAACTGCTTTACGACCTGAAGAGCTATCCGCTTTCCCATCTTTACGCGAAGTAA
- the atzF gene encoding allophanate hydrolase: MLPTILDLTSLRAAYEAGKSPLDIIEIVIARRAASTDPAVFITPTPDEILRAEARALTERAPEPNSLPLWGIPFAVKDNIDVAGLPTTAACPAFSYQPQKDATVVARLRAAGAIVIGKTNLDQFATGLNGTRSPYGAPRSVFDKNYVSGGSSSGSAVAVASGLASFALGTDTAGSGRVPAAFNNLVGIKPTPGLVPNVGVVPACRSVDVVTVFAPTVGDGVAIRKVMEGYDAADPFSRKAVPANLPASGLRIGVLEGAEREFFGNRQVEALYDAAIERARALGATIVPFDYTPFRQAAELLYNGPWVAERLAAVKEFLATNSEDFDPTVRAIIEGARAYDAVDAFEGRYRLEALRQKTRSKWEKVDFLMLPTSPTTYTVEEMQADPIVKNSHFGRYTNFANLLDCAAIAIPAGFDASGHLPAGVMLVGPAFTDDAMAPFADAMHRAAETGMGKDRKAALPEASRVILPADDFVPIVVVGAHLTDMPLNHELTRVGGYRLRAARTDGSYRLFALNGTVPPKPGLVRDPDFSGNGVEVEVWALPPAAFAHFVQNIPAPLGVGKITLNDGTCVTGFLCEGHAVAGGREITQFGGWRNYIRAVSPAA; the protein is encoded by the coding sequence ATGCTGCCGACCATTCTTGATTTAACCAGCCTTCGCGCAGCCTATGAGGCAGGCAAAAGCCCGCTCGATATCATCGAGATCGTCATTGCCCGCCGGGCCGCTTCGACGGATCCCGCTGTCTTCATCACGCCGACGCCTGACGAGATATTGCGGGCCGAAGCGCGCGCTCTGACGGAGCGTGCACCGGAGCCGAACAGCCTGCCGCTTTGGGGCATTCCCTTCGCGGTAAAGGACAATATCGACGTGGCGGGCCTGCCGACGACAGCTGCCTGCCCTGCCTTTTCCTACCAGCCGCAGAAGGACGCAACTGTGGTTGCGAGGCTTAGGGCCGCGGGCGCAATCGTCATCGGCAAGACTAATCTCGACCAGTTTGCGACCGGTCTCAACGGTACGCGCTCGCCCTATGGGGCGCCGCGCTCGGTCTTCGACAAGAACTATGTGTCGGGCGGCTCGAGCTCCGGCTCGGCGGTTGCCGTCGCCTCGGGCTTGGCGAGCTTCGCGCTCGGGACGGACACGGCCGGGTCCGGGCGCGTGCCGGCGGCTTTCAACAATCTCGTCGGCATCAAACCGACTCCGGGGCTGGTGCCGAATGTCGGCGTCGTGCCTGCCTGCCGCAGCGTCGATGTCGTCACCGTCTTCGCGCCAACGGTCGGCGACGGCGTTGCCATCCGCAAGGTGATGGAGGGTTACGATGCCGCCGATCCGTTCTCGCGCAAGGCGGTTCCAGCCAACCTGCCTGCCTCCGGCCTGCGGATCGGTGTGCTCGAGGGAGCAGAGCGGGAATTCTTCGGCAACAGGCAAGTCGAAGCCCTATATGACGCCGCGATCGAAAGGGCGCGCGCGCTCGGCGCCACCATCGTTCCCTTCGACTACACGCCGTTCCGGCAGGCGGCTGAACTGCTCTACAACGGCCCCTGGGTCGCCGAACGGCTGGCGGCGGTCAAAGAGTTCCTGGCAACAAATAGCGAAGATTTCGACCCGACAGTGCGGGCGATCATCGAAGGGGCCAGAGCTTATGACGCCGTCGACGCCTTCGAAGGCCGGTACAGGCTGGAGGCGCTGCGGCAGAAAACCCGGTCCAAATGGGAGAAGGTGGACTTCCTGATGCTGCCGACCTCCCCCACAACCTACACCGTCGAAGAGATGCAGGCGGACCCGATCGTCAAAAACAGCCATTTCGGCCGCTATACCAACTTTGCCAACTTGCTCGACTGCGCGGCGATTGCCATTCCCGCCGGCTTTGACGCCAGCGGCCATCTGCCTGCAGGTGTGATGTTGGTGGGGCCTGCCTTCACCGACGATGCGATGGCGCCCTTCGCCGATGCCATGCACCGGGCGGCAGAGACCGGCATGGGTAAGGACCGCAAAGCCGCGCTGCCGGAGGCAAGCCGCGTGATACTTCCAGCCGATGACTTCGTTCCGATCGTGGTCGTCGGCGCGCATCTGACCGATATGCCGCTGAACCATGAGCTGACGCGGGTGGGCGGATACAGGTTGCGAGCAGCCCGAACGGATGGCAGCTACCGGCTCTTTGCCCTCAATGGCACGGTCCCGCCCAAGCCGGGGCTGGTGCGAGATCCGGACTTTTCCGGCAATGGGGTGGAAGTTGAAGTCTGGGCCCTGCCACCGGCAGCATTCGCCCATTTCGTCCAGAACATTCCGGCTCCGCTTGGTGTGGGCAAGATCACCCTCAATGATGGAACTTGCGTAACGGGATTTCTCTGCGAGGGGCATGCGGTGGCCGGTGGACGAGAGATCACCCAGTTCGGCGGCTGGCGCAACTATATCAGGGCAGTCAGCCCGGCGGCCTGA